From one Dermacentor silvarum isolate Dsil-2018 chromosome 3, BIME_Dsil_1.4, whole genome shotgun sequence genomic stretch:
- the LOC119444081 gene encoding uncharacterized protein LOC119444081 isoform X1 gives MSDSMHSDACDVYLCCAPIQNRNSASANALSYFASSSRSVCGDSWEKHWLVIFDYGKAVVLICDADMDHAGDLTGRKYWKKRTVLKDTYSYKKYLGKRTVPEEHVEAVMRAMCDSGPYHLTKNNCQKWVKELLRRLGIETPSDERDAEAVVEEVVQPALNTGYAVALLYGAWVAAKFVLTRGRF, from the exons ATGTCTGATTCGATGCACTCCGATGCGTGCGACGTTTACCTCTGTTGCGCGCCGATCCAGAACAGGAATTCTGCAAGCGCGAATGCGCTGTCGTACTTCGCTTCATCGTCGAGAAGCGTGTGCGGCGATTCGTGGGAGAAGCACTGGCTAGTGATCTTCGACTACGGCAAGGCCGTGGTGCTGATCTGCGACGCAGACATGGACCACGCTGGAGACCTGACGGGTCGCAAGTACTGGAAGAAGCGGACAGTCCTCAAGGACACCTACTCGTACAAG AAGTACCTGGGAAAACGCACAGTTCCGGAGGAGCACGTCGAGGCGGTCATGCGAGCGATGTGCGACTCGGGCCCCTACCACTTGACGAAGAACAACTGCCAGAAGTGGGTCAAGGAGTTGCTGCGTCGGCTGGGCATAGAGACGCCTTCGGACGAGCGCGACGCCGAAGCCGTGGTCGAGGAAGTCGTCCAGCCAGCCCTCAACACGGGCTACGCCGTCGCATTGCTCTATGGCGCCTGGGTGGCGGCTAAGTTCGTCTTGACCAGGGGACGCTTCTAG